AGAAATCGAACCCGAGGATCTTCTGGTAGCCCAGTTCCCACAGGCCCAGAGCGATCCGCCCCGCTCCACAACCACAATCCAGGAGCGTGTCGTTCCGGTCAAAGACCTGGGTAAAGACCACCTCTTCCGACGCCCAGAGGCCGATTCGGGCGGCCGCGTCTGCATAATGCCGGACGGCGACCGGATCCCGGTAATAGCGCCTGACTGTCTCTCCATCCATCAAATGATCCCGTGATTGTGAATAAAATCCTTGATTTCGACTCTCCGGACCTTCTTATTCACCGGTTTATCTCTCATGAAAGCGACTATTAAGACCCAAGGCAGACAGTTCACCGTCCAGGAAGGTGACGTCCTTGTCGTCAACCAATTTCCCGGCACTGAAGCGGGTGCGACCATCGAAATCAACGACGTTCTCGCGGTCGGTGAGGGCTCGGATATCCGGTTCGGCACGCCCCTCGTCGACGGGGCCAGCGTCAGCGCCACCCTTGTCGAGAACAAGCGCGGTGACAAAGTGATCATCTTCAAGAAGAAGAAGCGCAAGGGCTACCGCCGCAAGCGGGGCCATCGCCAGGAGCTTTCGGTCATCAAGATCGAATCCATCAAGGGCTGATTTACGAACAACTGATTTGAGGACTTTTTGCCATGGCACATAAGAAGGGACAGGGAACCAGCAAGAACGGACGCGACAGTCACGCCCAGCGCTTGGGTATCAAGCGCTTCGGCGGTCAGGCCGTCACGGCCGGCACCATCATTCTCCGCCAGCGCGGCACCAAATTCCATCCGGGCAAGAATGTGGGTCTCGGACGAGATTTCACGATTTTCGCCCTGGTCGACGGCACCGTCGAGTTCGACAAGGCCCACCGCAAAGTCGGCGTAGTCGCGACATCGGCGGCCTGACGGCCTCCCTGTTTTTCCGGGTATCCGGACTGGAAAGCCCCACCATCGTGTGGGGCTTTTTTTGTGCCCGGGCTAAAATACCCGTCACTTCGCGCCGAATCCAGTGATCGGACGAGCTGCCTGAACACCGATGAAATGACCGACCGCCTCCAGAAACTCAGGGAACAAAGGGATTTCATCCTCAGGCATTTGCAGTGGCTGGATGAGGAGATTGCCCTCGAGGCGCCGCAATCATCGACAACCGAAATCTGCGAACCAACACCCGCTTCGGTCGAGCCGACGGGACCCGGACCGGCCACACCCGCCCCGGTGGTCGAAAAGCCGCCCGCCATCGTCCCCGACCCCCTGGAGGACAGCCATGTCCATTCCCTCAAGAGCGAAGTGCGGAAAGGATGTCTTCTTTACTTCGGGATCGCCTGGGTTCTACTCCTGGCGGTGGTCGGTATCGTCTACCTTGTCTACAGGTAGACTGGAAGGCGCGCACAGCGGTCACGCTCGACCGAATGAAAGACTTCCCGGTTGCGCCTAAAAAAGTTGCCTCGGGCGGCGGCGCACCAGCGTCGGCCCTACAGACTGGTGGTCAGGAACCCGGCGGATTTGGACTCAAAAACCCGTCCCTTCACTGTCGCCCGGCCGCCGGCCACCGTTAATTCCGAGATTTGTCCATCCCGGCTGCGGCGGATCCAGCACAGCTCGCCTGACAGGGACAGGCCCCAATCCGGCTGATGAAGGGATCTCCCCTCCCCGGCAGAATCGGCAAGAACCATGAGATCGCGCCGGCCGTCCCGCAGTCGGATTTCCAGGGCGACCGATGAAGCTCCACAGTCGTTGCCCGAGTCATCTTCCAGAGCCAATCTGCGAATTCCCGTGATCTCCGGGTGACCGGTATGGGGTTCAAACACACCCACAAAGGTGGATTTCAAGTCATCTCGAGCGCGCCGACGGACCAGCAATTGTGGAATCCAGGCGTCCCGGTTCTCCTTGCCATAGCCGAGCGAAACCCAGGATTGCGCCACGTCAACTGCCGCACCCGTGGTCAGCCCGTGGAACCGAAGAAAAACATCTGGTCGATCACCCAGGTCCGCCATCTCCCGGTCGACCGTCCATTCGGCCTGCCATCCCGGCGCCGGGCCGGGATCACCTCGAAAGTCCCGCATCAGGGCACCGTTTCCGAAATCGGTACCCGGCTGAAGCGCCAGGCCGGCGGTGCGCATCTCGCCGGCATAACCGTGCAGGAGCCAGGCGTGGTCGTTTCCCCCTTCAACCTGGAAAACGTCGATGGCGTAGGCGTTTTCGGCCGAAACATCAATCAGGGCGATTGTTCGCTCAAAACGGTGGGCAGCGGTCAGATCCGGGCCCGAGACCCGGATGGCCTGGACCGGCCCGCGATCGACCCAGAGTTTCGTCAAACCCGCCCCTTCCTTCGAATTGAGACCGTTGACAACCACGGTGTTGTGGGCGGCGGACGATTTCACCCAATCCGCCTTGGGTGAATACCAGCCTCCGTATTGCACTGGTGGATACCCGAAGTCCGGCAGCAGATCCAATCCATGGGCGAAGAACCCGATGTTCATGGCATCGAAGTGACAGTGGCGCCCCATCGAATCGTAATCGACCCAGAGGGCCCGCGCCATGTCTCCGTCGCCCGACCGGAGAACGGCCAGGTGCCATTGCTGCTTGTTGACACTCCCCACTGTCGGCAGGAATCCATTTTCGGCAATCACCCCGCGGATCATCCGCTGAAAGGCATCCGGATCTTCCGCGAAGAGATCGTGGGGCAGTCCCTCGGTTGTTCGTTCATTTCCCTCGTGGAGGATCTGCGCAAAGGCGGGATCACCCGTCAATTGATAAAGCTGACCGAGGAACGCATAGGGACTGGGCGCAAGGCCCGGAGCCGGCGCACCGCGGAACCCGAAAACCGTTCCGAAGCAATCCGCCCTGTTCTGATTGAAGCCTCCGCCATCGCCTTCCTTTGGGTAGAAAGAGTGAAGGCACCAGGTATCGACATGGAATCGGAAATGATCCCGGATCCGTGGATGCCGGAGGAGGATCTCCCGCAGGAAATCGTGATCCAGCCGCCCGAACTGGCCGAGAATGGCCGCCGTTCCCCGAGGACCGATGGTTCCATAGGCCATCAAGCCCTTTTCCCCGGTCACGCCGTCGATCGCGGTACCCTCGACCAAGATGGCATCGATCAACTCGAGAATGTATTCCCGATTGTCCGGCCAACCGAGAACCGTTTCGACGACCAGGCAGGTCTGTTCTTCGTTGGGGAAATTGGAGTAGATCTTGTCCCGGTTGGCCAGGGCATCCCGGAGTATCCGGTCCTCGATATTCCTGCGGATCTCGCCCGCCGACTCCTTGGTATTCGCCAGGCCATGACGATTGGCCCTCGACTTCAGATAGGCAATGAGTGCGTCGTCCTCCAGTATCGGGAAGATACGGTCGTAGGCTTCGACCAACTGGCGGGTTTCCGCGCAGGCATCGTGCCAGTTCGAGACATATCCGGAGCGGGGCTTTTCCTCGTAAACCAGCCCCTGTTCGGCAAAGTCAAATTCCGGGTAAACATCGGCGACCCGGTCGATCAGGATGGCCGCCCTTCTCCCGTACTCGACATCCCCGCTGACCAGCCAGGCCTCCGACAGGGATTGGATCCCGCCCAGAACAAGCTTCTTCCATTGCCCATAGATGAGATAGGCCCCGATGAAGCGCCAGCGGTGCCCCCCGTCCACATAACCCTCGCCATCATCGATCCCGAATCCGGGAGGTCCCGAAGACCCCTCCTCGGAGGGAACCAGCAGATTCCGGTCGGCCAACTCCGGGCGGAACCAACCTGCCCGATCCATTCCCGAGCGGTAAAACTGCTGAAAATCGTTCTTCGGAAAAAACTCCCGGCAATGCGGGCAGCATACCTTCCAGGGGTGGCGGAACGGATCGATCTCCCAGTTGTACATGGTGACGGGATTGGAGCAGGCCGGACAGAAGCCGTGCGACCAGACCATCCAGCTTCGGGTGATTCCCGGACCAAACACCGACTCCCAGAGTTCATCCCACGAATACCCGAGCCATGGCTCCGCCCGCGCAATGACCGCATCCCGGATGTCGGCCGCCCAGGGAAACCGTTCGCAATTCCTTCGAGCCCGCTCAACCAGTTCTGGCGGAAAGAACACGCTGCTTTTCTTCATGATGGTGACAGGTCTCTCTTGTAAAGTCGCGTTCAGGAAGCGGAGGCCGCCAATTGACCGCAACCGGCGGCAATATCGATGCCGCGCCGTTGTCGGATGGTCGAGACGATCCCTCCGGATCGAAGAACCTCCTGGAACCGCCGGGCGCGGACGAGGCCGGTTGGGGATCCCGTGAATCCGGCAGTTGGATTGAGGGGGATCAGGTTGACGTGAGCGGACTGGCGGCGGAGCAAGTCCACCAATTTCGCCGCCTGGTCGGGGCCGTCGTTGACACCCTCGATCAGGGTCCACTCGAAGAAGATTTCCCTGCCGGTGGACCGGGTGAAATAACGGCACGCATCCATCAGCTCGGCCAAGGGCCAGCGTCGCGCGACCGGAATCAAGGCCCTGCGCTCCTCATCGGTGGCCGCGTGGAGACTGACCGCCAGCGACATGGGCCGGCCTTCATCGGCAAGGCGCCGGATGCCGGGCACCAAGCCGACCGTGCTCAGGGTGACCCGGTCAGCGGCCAGAGCCAGACCCTTTTCCTGGATGACTTCATCGACCACCTGCATGACCGCATCGTAATTGTGAAGAGGTTCCCCTTGCCCCATCAGAACCAGATTTCGCAGACGCTCGCCGTCCGCTCGAAGGACCCGCGCAACCAGCAGAATCTGGGCGAGGATCTCGCCCGTGGTGAGCTGACGACGGAATCCAGCCTGACCGGTGGCACAGAACACGCACCCCATTGCGCAACCCGCCTGCGTGCTCACACAAGCGGTTGACCGGCCGCGGTAGCGCATCAGAACTGTTTCAACGGCTTCACCATCCGGGTATTGCAGGAGGAATTTCCGGGTGAAGCCATCGGAACTGGCCTCATCCCGGATGATGGCCGGGCGCCCGACGAACAGATCGGCATCCTTCAGGCTCCGGAGAATTCTTCCCGGCAGTCCGTCCATCTCCCCTGTATCCGTGACGAGCCGTCGGAACAGCATGGCCCGGATCGTCTCTGCATGAATCGGTTTGTGTCCCGCCTTCAACAGGAAGGATTCCAGCTGAACCTGTGTCCAATCCAGGAGGTCCCGAGAGTCGGAACCACTCGGATTCGGGCGATCGTTTGCTGTTCTGGAGATGGCACCTGAGCCGGACATCACCACCACCCATGGACGAACCAGGTGCCTATTCCAAGCCTAAGAGGCTGTCATGCACTTTCCACCCGCCAGTGACGGCGTATCGACTGGAGTGCGACTCCTTGATATTCTCCATGGACCCGTCGACCAAAACGCCGACACAGCGGCGTTGCTAAACCAAACCGAAGAATCCGCGTGCAACCACTCCGTTGTGTCGAAGTGCCACTCGCCATACAGTGGATGCTCCCCTCGGCCCATCCGGCTCTCGACAAATGGTCACCAAAACAGCCTACAACCCAGACTCTAGGGCAACTCGACCAACCCCACCGTCCAGATGGTGGAGCCCGAAGTCTGGATGTTGCTCCGACCATCCTTCCCATTTCCCCGAAATGCCGAACTGACGACCCGGGTGCCGCTCGACTGATCATCATCCACCGAGGCCATGAAGAGTCCCCCGTGGTTATTCGCAATTTCACAGACGGCAAATTCGATGTCATGGACACCCCGGGCCTTTTCGTCGTGAGCCAGAAAGACTCCCCAGTCGGCCGAATCCTCGATCACGCAATTGTCGAATCTCAGCCCGACTGAGTTGCGGGCAAACACGCCCACCGCACCGTTTGACTCCACCCGACATCCTTCGAAACGGCTCTTGACCATGCGGTTGTCCAGACTGATCCCCGCAAAGCCGTTGCCCCGCATCGTGCAGTTCCGAGTGACGACGTCCGCGCTTGCGTAATAGGCGACGCCATCGAAGAAATTCCCTTCGAAGACGGAATCCTCCACGCGGACATCGGATGAATCCCAACTGATGACGAGCCCTCCCGAGCGGTTATTGCCGGCGGAGACGCCCGCGACCGTGAGATGACGCACGGCGCGGACATCGATCCCGTTGTTCCGAATCCAGGGCTGCATCCGACTGACCTCGGAATCCTGCTCACTCAGGTTCCCGTCGATTTCGAGATTCGCGACAACGATCCGTTCAATCTGATCGGATGCGACCGGATGCTCCACCTGGCTCCCGATGGCGAGGACCGGCTTGTTGACGCCGTCGGCGAGGATCAGACGGGTTCCCGCCTCCCCGATAAGGGATACGCGGGAACGGGCAATGTGAAAACTGTCCTCCAGGAGGAAATCCCCCGGGCCGAGGCGGATGGTGATGGCTCCTCCCAGCTGGGGAGCCGATGGACCGACCAACTGCTGCGCCGACCGCAGACTCTCCAGGTCATCGACCCGGATCTCGGTCAAGCCCTCGACTCCGGCCTGGATTCCCGAAACCGCGCAGCCCATAAGCAGGGTCATCGAGAGGAGGTAACGCAGGGTTCGCATGTCCGGGGTGGGAAAGAGAGGAACGACTCAACGGGGCGACGGATCCGGGAGAATCTCCGGAGCCGCATCCATCATCCTATACCCGCGGGCGGGAAATGGGTATCAGCAGAACCCTGACAGACCGATGGGTGAAAGCATCAGGGAAGCCCTTCGCTCGAATCGAAAAGCAGGGTACCGCTCGCCTTACTCGCAAGCCCCGGCCTGTATGGCGTCCGGATCCAGCTCGCTGACTGCGAGGAAGAAGCGGTCGAGGTCTCCATCCAGATCCTCGATCAAGCGGGAGAAACAAGGCACCATCGCGTAGTAGGCGGCGGTGGCGTTGAACAGCGCGTTCGTCGGCGGATTCTCCAGCCAGGCCTCACGCGTGGCTTCTCCCCAGTGTTCCGAGAGGGGACGCAATTGATTCTGCAGAGCGACGATCAGACCGGCCTTTCTCTCAAGCTTTTCCGTGTCGGCAAGTGGCGAAGCGTAGAGTTCG
The Opitutaceae bacterium genome window above contains:
- a CDS encoding heparinase II/III family protein, producing the protein MKKSSVFFPPELVERARRNCERFPWAADIRDAVIARAEPWLGYSWDELWESVFGPGITRSWMVWSHGFCPACSNPVTMYNWEIDPFRHPWKVCCPHCREFFPKNDFQQFYRSGMDRAGWFRPELADRNLLVPSEEGSSGPPGFGIDDGEGYVDGGHRWRFIGAYLIYGQWKKLVLGGIQSLSEAWLVSGDVEYGRRAAILIDRVADVYPEFDFAEQGLVYEEKPRSGYVSNWHDACAETRQLVEAYDRIFPILEDDALIAYLKSRANRHGLANTKESAGEIRRNIEDRILRDALANRDKIYSNFPNEEQTCLVVETVLGWPDNREYILELIDAILVEGTAIDGVTGEKGLMAYGTIGPRGTAAILGQFGRLDHDFLREILLRHPRIRDHFRFHVDTWCLHSFYPKEGDGGGFNQNRADCFGTVFGFRGAPAPGLAPSPYAFLGQLYQLTGDPAFAQILHEGNERTTEGLPHDLFAEDPDAFQRMIRGVIAENGFLPTVGSVNKQQWHLAVLRSGDGDMARALWVDYDSMGRHCHFDAMNIGFFAHGLDLLPDFGYPPVQYGGWYSPKADWVKSSAAHNTVVVNGLNSKEGAGLTKLWVDRGPVQAIRVSGPDLTAAHRFERTIALIDVSAENAYAIDVFQVEGGNDHAWLLHGYAGEMRTAGLALQPGTDFGNGALMRDFRGDPGPAPGWQAEWTVDREMADLGDRPDVFLRFHGLTTGAAVDVAQSWVSLGYGKENRDAWIPQLLVRRRARDDLKSTFVGVFEPHTGHPEITGIRRLALEDDSGNDCGASSVALEIRLRDGRRDLMVLADSAGEGRSLHQPDWGLSLSGELCWIRRSRDGQISELTVAGGRATVKGRVFESKSAGFLTTSL
- the rlmN gene encoding 23S rRNA (adenine(2503)-C(2))-methyltransferase RlmN — translated: MSGSGAISRTANDRPNPSGSDSRDLLDWTQVQLESFLLKAGHKPIHAETIRAMLFRRLVTDTGEMDGLPGRILRSLKDADLFVGRPAIIRDEASSDGFTRKFLLQYPDGEAVETVLMRYRGRSTACVSTQAGCAMGCVFCATGQAGFRRQLTTGEILAQILLVARVLRADGERLRNLVLMGQGEPLHNYDAVMQVVDEVIQEKGLALAADRVTLSTVGLVPGIRRLADEGRPMSLAVSLHAATDEERRALIPVARRWPLAELMDACRYFTRSTGREIFFEWTLIEGVNDGPDQAAKLVDLLRRQSAHVNLIPLNPTAGFTGSPTGLVRARRFQEVLRSGGIVSTIRQRRGIDIAAGCGQLAASAS
- the rpmA gene encoding 50S ribosomal protein L27 → MAHKKGQGTSKNGRDSHAQRLGIKRFGGQAVTAGTIILRQRGTKFHPGKNVGLGRDFTIFALVDGTVEFDKAHRKVGVVATSAA
- a CDS encoding right-handed parallel beta-helix repeat-containing protein, translated to MRTLRYLLSMTLLMGCAVSGIQAGVEGLTEIRVDDLESLRSAQQLVGPSAPQLGGAITIRLGPGDFLLEDSFHIARSRVSLIGEAGTRLILADGVNKPVLAIGSQVEHPVASDQIERIVVANLEIDGNLSEQDSEVSRMQPWIRNNGIDVRAVRHLTVAGVSAGNNRSGGLVISWDSSDVRVEDSVFEGNFFDGVAYYASADVVTRNCTMRGNGFAGISLDNRMVKSRFEGCRVESNGAVGVFARNSVGLRFDNCVIEDSADWGVFLAHDEKARGVHDIEFAVCEIANNHGGLFMASVDDDQSSGTRVVSSAFRGNGKDGRSNIQTSGSTIWTVGLVELP
- the rplU gene encoding 50S ribosomal protein L21 is translated as MKATIKTQGRQFTVQEGDVLVVNQFPGTEAGATIEINDVLAVGEGSDIRFGTPLVDGASVSATLVENKRGDKVIIFKKKKRKGYRRKRGHRQELSVIKIESIKG